A DNA window from Mya arenaria isolate MELC-2E11 chromosome 17, ASM2691426v1 contains the following coding sequences:
- the LOC128223518 gene encoding uncharacterized protein LOC128223518, producing the protein MGLQQHVNFSTHTGGHCLDLVITEVVHGISVVKCEQGPYISDHCVVKSVISVEKDNIVSKHVTYRNWKNVCSNEFSSDLLNIPFDSVDIDTLVCTFETELQNIVDKHAPVKEKTLVVRKQKAWFNDNIMKLKRTLRKAERIWRKYRQQDQFEYFKQIRSLYSYEICKQKKTVMVDKIENAKGNTKHLYRIVSELTGTKSENPMPSAVNDTTLAEQFADFFMDKIATIRNALNDYQCFEPIPKDTLCFNSFQELSQTDVKRIISELNTKSCSIDILPTHILKSFLNELLPCITRIVNLSLADGVFPSNWKQAIVRPLLKKAGLELHLSNYRPVSNLSFLSKVIEKAALHPV; encoded by the coding sequence ATGGGTTTACAACAGCATGTCAACTTTAGCACTCATACTGGTGGACACTGTTTGGATCTAGTCATTACTGAAGTTGTTCATGGCATTAGCGTAGTCAAGTGTGAACAGGGTCCATATATATCGGATCACTGCGTTGTGAAATCAGTAATTAGTGTAGAAAAAGACAACATTGTAAGCAAACATGTTACGTATAGAAACTGGAAGAATGTTTGCAGCAACGAATTTTCCAGTGACTTATTGAATATACCATTTGATTCCGTGGACATTGATACCTTAGTGTGCACATTTGAAACagaattacaaaatattgttgacaAGCATGCCCCTGTTAAAGAGAAAACTCTAGTTGTCAGGAAACAAAAAGCATGGTTCAATGATAACATCATGAAGCTTAAGCGTACCTTACGTAAAGCTGAACGTATTTGGAGGAAGTACAGACAACAGGaccaatttgaatattttaaacaaatcagaAGTTTGTACAGTTATGAAATCTGCAAACAGAAGAAAACAGTCATGGTTGACAAAATTGAAAACGCAAAAGGAAATACCAAACACCTGTATCGTATAGTGTCCGAACTTACTGGCACCAAATCTGAAAATCCAATGCCCTCTGCCGTGAACGACACAACGTTAGCTGAACAATTCGCAGATTTTTTTATGGACAAAATTGCCACTATCAGAAATGCACTCAATGACTACCAGTGTTTTGAGCCTATTCCTAAGGACACCTTGTGTTTCAACAGTTTCCAGGAGCTTTCGCAAACGGACGTTAAGCGAATTATAAGTGAACTGAATACCAAGTCTTGTAGCATTGACATCTTACCAACTCATATATTGAAGTCATTTCTAAACGAACTTTTACCATGTATTACGCGAATTGTCAATTTATCACTAGCAGATGGTGTATTTCCATCCAATTGGAAACAGGCTATCGTTCGACCACTACTGAAGAAAGCGGGACTCGAGCTTCATCTATCTAATTATAGACCTGTTAGTAACCTGTCGTTCCTCTCAAAAGTGATTGAAAAGGCAGCCTTACATccggtttaa